A single window of Hylaeus volcanicus isolate JK05 chromosome 8, UHH_iyHylVolc1.0_haploid, whole genome shotgun sequence DNA harbors:
- the LOC128881209 gene encoding peroxisomal membrane protein 2, whose translation MALSKPSNLVLQLIGAYFEHLHVSPVKTKAITSCIIATLGNFLSQKISGAKHVNSDSLLAFALFGLFFGGPVPHYFYTFIHPFVKSPYKLLLIERCLYTPCFVALALYMLSVFEGSTHKTASKKMQKLYWPVLSANLKYLTLLQYINLKYVPPMLRVLVVNLIGFFWTVYLAQIQS comes from the exons ATGGCACTCTCAAAACCATCGAACTTAGTTCTTCAACTTATCGGTGCTTATTTCGAGCACCTTCATGTCAGTCCAGTAAAAACTAAAGCGATCACCAG CTGCATCATCGCCACTCttggtaattttttatcgcaaaaaatATCAGGAGCAAAGCACGTCAATAGCGACAGTCTACTCGCGTTCGCTCTTTTTGG atTATTCTTTGGAGGTCCTGTGccacattatttttatacgtttataCATCCATTTGTGAAGAGTCCTTATAAGCTTCTGCTGATCGAAAGATGTCTTTATACACCATGTTTCGTAGCATTAGCATTATACATGTTGTCTGTGTTCGAG GGCAGCACGCATAAAACTGCTTCCAAAAAGATGCAGAAATTATACTGGCCTGTACTCTCtgccaatttaaaatatttaacattattgcaatatatcaatttaaaatatgttccaCCAATG TTACGTGTCCTAGTGGTAAATTTAATTGGTTTCTTTTGGACTGTATATCTTGCACAAATACAATCCTAA
- the LOC128881210 gene encoding uncharacterized protein LOC128881210 — MAQGKLKVKSKVPASQKGKAKNKTKKTPAIQRRNNAPIQPKKKKVEDAHKLKQMITRTVNKAMEEELREKALGGKKSLTRKASTSQKK, encoded by the exons ATGGCTCAAGGAAAACTAAAGGTGAAGAGTAAAGTGCCCGCGTCTCAGAAAGGAAAGGCCAAGAATAAAACCAAGAAGACTCCCGCCATTCAACGCCGAAATA ACGCACCAATTCAGCctaagaagaagaaagttgAGGATGCGCACAAGTTGAAGCAGATGATTACTAGAACAGTGAACAAAGCGATGGAAGAGGAGTTGCGAGAAAAAGCTTTGGGTGGAAAGAAGTCTCTCACTAGGAAGGCTTCTACTTcgcaaaagaaataa
- the LOC128881203 gene encoding unconventional myosin IC isoform X3, with amino-acid sequence MERGLHERDRVGLQDFVLLEDFQNEAAFIDNLRKRFNENLIYTYIGQVLVSVNPYKKLPIYSPETIQYYHGRNFFEAPPHIFALADTAYQSLLKENFDQCILISGESGSGKTEASKKVLEFIAAATGHKKQVEEVNDKLIGSNPVLEAFGNAKTNRNDNSSRFGKYMDIQFNFQGDPIGGNILNYLLEKSRVVHQFSGERNFHIFYQLLAGASDEILRKLFLKRNLDTYYYLSNGTKGTVDTIDDAAQYKEVMKAMKTMEMSQMEQDDLFAIVASVLHMGNVGFTEEDGVAQILKPASVDAVATLLGCDVKQLAGAFTHRTIDARGDVVVSPLNRELAIYARDALAKAVYDRLFTWLVTRLNKSLQPIHNWPRKMVIGILDIYGFEIFQKNSFEQFCINYCNEKLQQLFIQLTLKSEQEEYLREGITWETVDYFNNKVICDLIEEKYKGIISLMDEECLRPGDPTDLSFLEKLNVNLNNHPHYISHMKADLQTQKIMGRDEFRLVHYAGDVTYNVRGFLEKNNDLLFRDLREVMSHTTNSITKTVFDVKDLASKKRPETAVTQFKNSLNNLVEILMGKEPSYIRCIKPNDYKMPHKFNDKIIVHQVKYLGLMENLRVRRAGFAYRRPYEQFLQRYKSLCPKTWPNYHGPAKDGVQILVCHLGFEHDEYRMGNTKLFIRFPKTLFETEDAFQMKKHEIATIIQSKWKCILERRRYLKLRQAAIVFQKYMRRWLAKQELERRRKAAVTIRRFIEGFITRNGPPTPINVAFIELAKSQWLTKLSKSLPPGVLNNYWPPCPYSCREASEHLRILHKKWKARNYRLALSKEDKEQFELKILAESLFKGKKKSYAKSLGPRFQNDWLGAEHKALRQSFISNILPRDEIIKYATPVIKYDRHGYKPRERVLILTENAVYILDTLKTFKLKHRLPYKSIEELVVTGESDNLLIVRIPAELKKDKGDLILEVPHIIEALTKAIDITNNPNILKIVHTESVSHKLVSGKEGVIEFKTGTTPAISKNRQSGHLLVVASP; translated from the exons ATGGAACGTGGTCTTCACGAGCGCGACCGCGTTGGTCTCCAGGACTTCGTTCTCCTCGAGGATTTCCAGAACGAGGCCGCCTTCATAGACAATCTGCGAAAGCGATTCAACGAGAACCTTATTTAC ACGTACATTGGCCAGGTACTCGTTTCCGTGAATCCTTACAAAAAATTGCCGATTTACAGTCCAGAGACCATTCAGTACTATCACGGAAGGAACTTCTTCGAGGCCCCTCCGCACAT CTTCGCGCTCGCCGATACCGCGTATCAGTCCCTCCTGAAGGAAAATTTTGATCAATGCATCCTTATCTCAG GCGAATCCGGTTCAGGGAAGACCGAGGCATCGAAGAAGGTCCTGGAATTTATCGCGGCCGCAACCGGCCACAAGAAACAAGTGGAGGAAGTTAACGATAAATTGATCGGTAGCAATCCCGTGCTCGAAGCTTTCGGAAACGCGAAAACTAATCGCAATGATAACTCGTCCCGTTTCGGCAAGTACATGGATatccaatttaatttccag GGAGATCCAATCGGTGGGAACATCTTGAATTACCTGCTCGAGAAGTCGCGAGTGGTGCATCAATTTTCGGGAGAGCGTAATTTCCACATCTTCTACCAGCTGCTGGCTGGAGCGAGCGACGAGATTTTGCGGAAGTTGTTCCTCAAGAGGAATTTGGATACGTATTATTATCTTAGTAACGGG ACGAAGGGTACAGTGGACACTATCGACGACGCTGCTCAATACAAGGAGGTAATGAAGGCGATGAAGACCATGGAAATGTCTCAAATGGAACAGGATGATTTGTTCGCTATAGTTGCGTCGGTGTTGCACATGGGGAACGTTGGCTTTACCGAGGAAGACGGTGTCGCTCAAATCTTGAAGCCAGCTTCCGTTGATGCTGTCGCCACT CTATTGGGTTGCGACGTGAAACAACTGGCTGGGGCTTTTACACACCGGACCATAGATGCCCGTGGCGACGTGGTAGTTTCCCCGTTGAACAGGGAACTCGCCATTTATGCGCGCGACGCGCTCGCAAAAGCTGTCTACGACAGATTGTTCACGTGGCTCGTGACCAGGTTGAATAAGTCGTTGCAACCGATTCACAATTGGCCACGGAAGATGGTCATAGGAATTCTGGATATATACGGTTTTGAAATCTTCCAAAAGAACAG CTTCGAgcaattttgcataaattactGTAACGAGAAGCTGCAGCAGCTGTTCATCCAGTTGACGCTGAAATCAGAGCAAGAAGAGTACTTGAGGGAGGGAATAACTTGGGAGACCGTCGATTACTTTAATAACAAAGTTATATGcgatttaatcgaagaaaaatataaag GTATAATATCTCTGATGGACGAAGAGTGTCTTCGTCCCGGTGATCCGACAGATTTGAGCTTTCTGGAAAAGTTAAACGTAAATTTGAACAATCACCCTCACTATATAAGCCACATGAAGGCGGACTTGCAGACGCAGAAAATCATGGGTCGCGAT GAATTCAGATTGGTGCATTATGCTGGCGACGTGACGTACAATGTACGGggttttctcgagaaaaataaCGACTTGTTGTTCAGAGATTTGCGCGAAGTGATGTCCCATACAACGAACTCGATCACCAAG ACTGTATTCGACGTAAAAGACTTGGCCAGCAAGAAGCGACCGGAAACGGCGGTCACCCAATTCAAGAACAGCTTGAACAATCTTGTGGAAATTCTTATGGGCAAGGAACCGTCTTACATTCGATGCATCAAGCCTAACGATTACAAGATGCCTC ATAAATTTAACGACAAGATTATAGTGCATCAAGTAAAGTATCTAGGCCTCATGGAGAATCTGCGGGTAAGGCGAGCTGGATTCGCCTACAGAAGACCGTACGAGCAGTTCTTGCAACGTTACAAATCCCTGTGTCCGAAAACTTGGCCGAACTACCACGGTCCGGCTAAGGACGGCGTACAGATTCTCGTATGCCACCTTGGATTCGAACACGACGAGTACAGGATGGGCAA CACAAAGCTGTTCATTCGATTCCCTAAGACGTTGTTCGAGACCGAGGACGCCTTCCAAATGAAGAAACACGAGATTGCTACTATTATCCAGAGCAAGTGGAAATGTATATTAGAGAGACGAAGGTACTTGAAGCTGAGACAAGCGGCGAtcgttttccaaaaatatatgaggAGGTGGCTTGCGAAACAAGAACTCGAAAGGAGGCGAAAAGCAGCCGTTACTATTCGAAG ATTTATCGAAGGATTCATCACACGAAACGGACCACCCACTCCAATTAACGTGGCTTTTATCGAATTAGCAAAATCCCAATGGCTGACCAAGCTCTCTAAATCGCTCCCCCCTGGCgtcttaaataattactggCCCCCCTGTCCGTACTCTTGTCGAGAA GCGTCCGAACATTTGCGTATTCTACACAAAAAATGGAAAGCACGAAACTATAGACTAGCTCTGTCAAAAGAGGACAAAGAGCAGTTCGAGTTGAAAATTTTAGCCGAATCTCTATttaaagggaaaaagaaatcgtacgCGAAGAGTTTAGGGCCAAGATTCCAAAACGATTGGCTCGGTGCGGAGCACAAAGCGTTGAGACAAAGTTTCATCAGCAATATTCTTCCTAgagatgaaattataaaa TATGCGACGCCTGTGATTAAATACGATCGACACGGTTACAAACCCCGTGAAAGGGTATTAATCTTAACAGAGAACGCAGTGTACATTTTAGACACATTGAAAACTTTTAAACTTAAACATCGATTGCCTTATAAATCTATCGAGGAATTGGTCGTTACCGGGGAATCGGATAATTTATTGATCGTAAGGATACCAGCTGAATTAAAGAAGGACAAG GGTGATTTAATATTGGAAGTACCTCATATAATAGAAGCACTAACAAAAGCAATTGATATCACCAACAATCCAAACATTCTTAAAATTGTTCACACCGAGTC GGTCTCGCACAAACTAGTCAGTGGAAAGGAAGGTGTAATCGAGTTCAAAACTGGTACAACACCAGCCATTAGTAAAAATAGACAAAGCGGACATTTACTAGTG GTGGCCTCCCCGTAA
- the LOC128881203 gene encoding unconventional myosin IC isoform X1, whose product MGPSEGREVSDTGGVVRGSGKTPEVRSTNTEIRKNMERGLHERDRVGLQDFVLLEDFQNEAAFIDNLRKRFNENLIYTYIGQVLVSVNPYKKLPIYSPETIQYYHGRNFFEAPPHIFALADTAYQSLLKENFDQCILISGESGSGKTEASKKVLEFIAAATGHKKQVEEVNDKLIGSNPVLEAFGNAKTNRNDNSSRFGKYMDIQFNFQGDPIGGNILNYLLEKSRVVHQFSGERNFHIFYQLLAGASDEILRKLFLKRNLDTYYYLSNGTKGTVDTIDDAAQYKEVMKAMKTMEMSQMEQDDLFAIVASVLHMGNVGFTEEDGVAQILKPASVDAVATLLGCDVKQLAGAFTHRTIDARGDVVVSPLNRELAIYARDALAKAVYDRLFTWLVTRLNKSLQPIHNWPRKMVIGILDIYGFEIFQKNSFEQFCINYCNEKLQQLFIQLTLKSEQEEYLREGITWETVDYFNNKVICDLIEEKYKGIISLMDEECLRPGDPTDLSFLEKLNVNLNNHPHYISHMKADLQTQKIMGRDEFRLVHYAGDVTYNVRGFLEKNNDLLFRDLREVMSHTTNSITKTVFDVKDLASKKRPETAVTQFKNSLNNLVEILMGKEPSYIRCIKPNDYKMPHKFNDKIIVHQVKYLGLMENLRVRRAGFAYRRPYEQFLQRYKSLCPKTWPNYHGPAKDGVQILVCHLGFEHDEYRMGNTKLFIRFPKTLFETEDAFQMKKHEIATIIQSKWKCILERRRYLKLRQAAIVFQKYMRRWLAKQELERRRKAAVTIRRFIEGFITRNGPPTPINVAFIELAKSQWLTKLSKSLPPGVLNNYWPPCPYSCREASEHLRILHKKWKARNYRLALSKEDKEQFELKILAESLFKGKKKSYAKSLGPRFQNDWLGAEHKALRQSFISNILPRDEIIKYATPVIKYDRHGYKPRERVLILTENAVYILDTLKTFKLKHRLPYKSIEELVVTGESDNLLIVRIPAELKKDKGDLILEVPHIIEALTKAIDITNNPNILKIVHTESVSHKLVSGKEGVIEFKTGTTPAISKNRQSGHLLVVASP is encoded by the exons ATGGGACCAAG CGAGGGACGCGAGGTATCCGACACTGGAGGTGTCGTGAGAGGTTCCGGTAAAACACCGGAAGTCCGCAGCACCAACACCGAGATACGCAAGAACATGGAACGTGGTCTTCACGAGCGCGACCGCGTTGGTCTCCAGGACTTCGTTCTCCTCGAGGATTTCCAGAACGAGGCCGCCTTCATAGACAATCTGCGAAAGCGATTCAACGAGAACCTTATTTAC ACGTACATTGGCCAGGTACTCGTTTCCGTGAATCCTTACAAAAAATTGCCGATTTACAGTCCAGAGACCATTCAGTACTATCACGGAAGGAACTTCTTCGAGGCCCCTCCGCACAT CTTCGCGCTCGCCGATACCGCGTATCAGTCCCTCCTGAAGGAAAATTTTGATCAATGCATCCTTATCTCAG GCGAATCCGGTTCAGGGAAGACCGAGGCATCGAAGAAGGTCCTGGAATTTATCGCGGCCGCAACCGGCCACAAGAAACAAGTGGAGGAAGTTAACGATAAATTGATCGGTAGCAATCCCGTGCTCGAAGCTTTCGGAAACGCGAAAACTAATCGCAATGATAACTCGTCCCGTTTCGGCAAGTACATGGATatccaatttaatttccag GGAGATCCAATCGGTGGGAACATCTTGAATTACCTGCTCGAGAAGTCGCGAGTGGTGCATCAATTTTCGGGAGAGCGTAATTTCCACATCTTCTACCAGCTGCTGGCTGGAGCGAGCGACGAGATTTTGCGGAAGTTGTTCCTCAAGAGGAATTTGGATACGTATTATTATCTTAGTAACGGG ACGAAGGGTACAGTGGACACTATCGACGACGCTGCTCAATACAAGGAGGTAATGAAGGCGATGAAGACCATGGAAATGTCTCAAATGGAACAGGATGATTTGTTCGCTATAGTTGCGTCGGTGTTGCACATGGGGAACGTTGGCTTTACCGAGGAAGACGGTGTCGCTCAAATCTTGAAGCCAGCTTCCGTTGATGCTGTCGCCACT CTATTGGGTTGCGACGTGAAACAACTGGCTGGGGCTTTTACACACCGGACCATAGATGCCCGTGGCGACGTGGTAGTTTCCCCGTTGAACAGGGAACTCGCCATTTATGCGCGCGACGCGCTCGCAAAAGCTGTCTACGACAGATTGTTCACGTGGCTCGTGACCAGGTTGAATAAGTCGTTGCAACCGATTCACAATTGGCCACGGAAGATGGTCATAGGAATTCTGGATATATACGGTTTTGAAATCTTCCAAAAGAACAG CTTCGAgcaattttgcataaattactGTAACGAGAAGCTGCAGCAGCTGTTCATCCAGTTGACGCTGAAATCAGAGCAAGAAGAGTACTTGAGGGAGGGAATAACTTGGGAGACCGTCGATTACTTTAATAACAAAGTTATATGcgatttaatcgaagaaaaatataaag GTATAATATCTCTGATGGACGAAGAGTGTCTTCGTCCCGGTGATCCGACAGATTTGAGCTTTCTGGAAAAGTTAAACGTAAATTTGAACAATCACCCTCACTATATAAGCCACATGAAGGCGGACTTGCAGACGCAGAAAATCATGGGTCGCGAT GAATTCAGATTGGTGCATTATGCTGGCGACGTGACGTACAATGTACGGggttttctcgagaaaaataaCGACTTGTTGTTCAGAGATTTGCGCGAAGTGATGTCCCATACAACGAACTCGATCACCAAG ACTGTATTCGACGTAAAAGACTTGGCCAGCAAGAAGCGACCGGAAACGGCGGTCACCCAATTCAAGAACAGCTTGAACAATCTTGTGGAAATTCTTATGGGCAAGGAACCGTCTTACATTCGATGCATCAAGCCTAACGATTACAAGATGCCTC ATAAATTTAACGACAAGATTATAGTGCATCAAGTAAAGTATCTAGGCCTCATGGAGAATCTGCGGGTAAGGCGAGCTGGATTCGCCTACAGAAGACCGTACGAGCAGTTCTTGCAACGTTACAAATCCCTGTGTCCGAAAACTTGGCCGAACTACCACGGTCCGGCTAAGGACGGCGTACAGATTCTCGTATGCCACCTTGGATTCGAACACGACGAGTACAGGATGGGCAA CACAAAGCTGTTCATTCGATTCCCTAAGACGTTGTTCGAGACCGAGGACGCCTTCCAAATGAAGAAACACGAGATTGCTACTATTATCCAGAGCAAGTGGAAATGTATATTAGAGAGACGAAGGTACTTGAAGCTGAGACAAGCGGCGAtcgttttccaaaaatatatgaggAGGTGGCTTGCGAAACAAGAACTCGAAAGGAGGCGAAAAGCAGCCGTTACTATTCGAAG ATTTATCGAAGGATTCATCACACGAAACGGACCACCCACTCCAATTAACGTGGCTTTTATCGAATTAGCAAAATCCCAATGGCTGACCAAGCTCTCTAAATCGCTCCCCCCTGGCgtcttaaataattactggCCCCCCTGTCCGTACTCTTGTCGAGAA GCGTCCGAACATTTGCGTATTCTACACAAAAAATGGAAAGCACGAAACTATAGACTAGCTCTGTCAAAAGAGGACAAAGAGCAGTTCGAGTTGAAAATTTTAGCCGAATCTCTATttaaagggaaaaagaaatcgtacgCGAAGAGTTTAGGGCCAAGATTCCAAAACGATTGGCTCGGTGCGGAGCACAAAGCGTTGAGACAAAGTTTCATCAGCAATATTCTTCCTAgagatgaaattataaaa TATGCGACGCCTGTGATTAAATACGATCGACACGGTTACAAACCCCGTGAAAGGGTATTAATCTTAACAGAGAACGCAGTGTACATTTTAGACACATTGAAAACTTTTAAACTTAAACATCGATTGCCTTATAAATCTATCGAGGAATTGGTCGTTACCGGGGAATCGGATAATTTATTGATCGTAAGGATACCAGCTGAATTAAAGAAGGACAAG GGTGATTTAATATTGGAAGTACCTCATATAATAGAAGCACTAACAAAAGCAATTGATATCACCAACAATCCAAACATTCTTAAAATTGTTCACACCGAGTC GGTCTCGCACAAACTAGTCAGTGGAAAGGAAGGTGTAATCGAGTTCAAAACTGGTACAACACCAGCCATTAGTAAAAATAGACAAAGCGGACATTTACTAGTG GTGGCCTCCCCGTAA
- the LOC128881203 gene encoding unconventional myosin IC isoform X2, which yields MGEGREVSDTGGVVRGSGKTPEVRSTNTEIRKNMERGLHERDRVGLQDFVLLEDFQNEAAFIDNLRKRFNENLIYTYIGQVLVSVNPYKKLPIYSPETIQYYHGRNFFEAPPHIFALADTAYQSLLKENFDQCILISGESGSGKTEASKKVLEFIAAATGHKKQVEEVNDKLIGSNPVLEAFGNAKTNRNDNSSRFGKYMDIQFNFQGDPIGGNILNYLLEKSRVVHQFSGERNFHIFYQLLAGASDEILRKLFLKRNLDTYYYLSNGTKGTVDTIDDAAQYKEVMKAMKTMEMSQMEQDDLFAIVASVLHMGNVGFTEEDGVAQILKPASVDAVATLLGCDVKQLAGAFTHRTIDARGDVVVSPLNRELAIYARDALAKAVYDRLFTWLVTRLNKSLQPIHNWPRKMVIGILDIYGFEIFQKNSFEQFCINYCNEKLQQLFIQLTLKSEQEEYLREGITWETVDYFNNKVICDLIEEKYKGIISLMDEECLRPGDPTDLSFLEKLNVNLNNHPHYISHMKADLQTQKIMGRDEFRLVHYAGDVTYNVRGFLEKNNDLLFRDLREVMSHTTNSITKTVFDVKDLASKKRPETAVTQFKNSLNNLVEILMGKEPSYIRCIKPNDYKMPHKFNDKIIVHQVKYLGLMENLRVRRAGFAYRRPYEQFLQRYKSLCPKTWPNYHGPAKDGVQILVCHLGFEHDEYRMGNTKLFIRFPKTLFETEDAFQMKKHEIATIIQSKWKCILERRRYLKLRQAAIVFQKYMRRWLAKQELERRRKAAVTIRRFIEGFITRNGPPTPINVAFIELAKSQWLTKLSKSLPPGVLNNYWPPCPYSCREASEHLRILHKKWKARNYRLALSKEDKEQFELKILAESLFKGKKKSYAKSLGPRFQNDWLGAEHKALRQSFISNILPRDEIIKYATPVIKYDRHGYKPRERVLILTENAVYILDTLKTFKLKHRLPYKSIEELVVTGESDNLLIVRIPAELKKDKGDLILEVPHIIEALTKAIDITNNPNILKIVHTESVSHKLVSGKEGVIEFKTGTTPAISKNRQSGHLLVVASP from the exons ATGGG CGAGGGACGCGAGGTATCCGACACTGGAGGTGTCGTGAGAGGTTCCGGTAAAACACCGGAAGTCCGCAGCACCAACACCGAGATACGCAAGAACATGGAACGTGGTCTTCACGAGCGCGACCGCGTTGGTCTCCAGGACTTCGTTCTCCTCGAGGATTTCCAGAACGAGGCCGCCTTCATAGACAATCTGCGAAAGCGATTCAACGAGAACCTTATTTAC ACGTACATTGGCCAGGTACTCGTTTCCGTGAATCCTTACAAAAAATTGCCGATTTACAGTCCAGAGACCATTCAGTACTATCACGGAAGGAACTTCTTCGAGGCCCCTCCGCACAT CTTCGCGCTCGCCGATACCGCGTATCAGTCCCTCCTGAAGGAAAATTTTGATCAATGCATCCTTATCTCAG GCGAATCCGGTTCAGGGAAGACCGAGGCATCGAAGAAGGTCCTGGAATTTATCGCGGCCGCAACCGGCCACAAGAAACAAGTGGAGGAAGTTAACGATAAATTGATCGGTAGCAATCCCGTGCTCGAAGCTTTCGGAAACGCGAAAACTAATCGCAATGATAACTCGTCCCGTTTCGGCAAGTACATGGATatccaatttaatttccag GGAGATCCAATCGGTGGGAACATCTTGAATTACCTGCTCGAGAAGTCGCGAGTGGTGCATCAATTTTCGGGAGAGCGTAATTTCCACATCTTCTACCAGCTGCTGGCTGGAGCGAGCGACGAGATTTTGCGGAAGTTGTTCCTCAAGAGGAATTTGGATACGTATTATTATCTTAGTAACGGG ACGAAGGGTACAGTGGACACTATCGACGACGCTGCTCAATACAAGGAGGTAATGAAGGCGATGAAGACCATGGAAATGTCTCAAATGGAACAGGATGATTTGTTCGCTATAGTTGCGTCGGTGTTGCACATGGGGAACGTTGGCTTTACCGAGGAAGACGGTGTCGCTCAAATCTTGAAGCCAGCTTCCGTTGATGCTGTCGCCACT CTATTGGGTTGCGACGTGAAACAACTGGCTGGGGCTTTTACACACCGGACCATAGATGCCCGTGGCGACGTGGTAGTTTCCCCGTTGAACAGGGAACTCGCCATTTATGCGCGCGACGCGCTCGCAAAAGCTGTCTACGACAGATTGTTCACGTGGCTCGTGACCAGGTTGAATAAGTCGTTGCAACCGATTCACAATTGGCCACGGAAGATGGTCATAGGAATTCTGGATATATACGGTTTTGAAATCTTCCAAAAGAACAG CTTCGAgcaattttgcataaattactGTAACGAGAAGCTGCAGCAGCTGTTCATCCAGTTGACGCTGAAATCAGAGCAAGAAGAGTACTTGAGGGAGGGAATAACTTGGGAGACCGTCGATTACTTTAATAACAAAGTTATATGcgatttaatcgaagaaaaatataaag GTATAATATCTCTGATGGACGAAGAGTGTCTTCGTCCCGGTGATCCGACAGATTTGAGCTTTCTGGAAAAGTTAAACGTAAATTTGAACAATCACCCTCACTATATAAGCCACATGAAGGCGGACTTGCAGACGCAGAAAATCATGGGTCGCGAT GAATTCAGATTGGTGCATTATGCTGGCGACGTGACGTACAATGTACGGggttttctcgagaaaaataaCGACTTGTTGTTCAGAGATTTGCGCGAAGTGATGTCCCATACAACGAACTCGATCACCAAG ACTGTATTCGACGTAAAAGACTTGGCCAGCAAGAAGCGACCGGAAACGGCGGTCACCCAATTCAAGAACAGCTTGAACAATCTTGTGGAAATTCTTATGGGCAAGGAACCGTCTTACATTCGATGCATCAAGCCTAACGATTACAAGATGCCTC ATAAATTTAACGACAAGATTATAGTGCATCAAGTAAAGTATCTAGGCCTCATGGAGAATCTGCGGGTAAGGCGAGCTGGATTCGCCTACAGAAGACCGTACGAGCAGTTCTTGCAACGTTACAAATCCCTGTGTCCGAAAACTTGGCCGAACTACCACGGTCCGGCTAAGGACGGCGTACAGATTCTCGTATGCCACCTTGGATTCGAACACGACGAGTACAGGATGGGCAA CACAAAGCTGTTCATTCGATTCCCTAAGACGTTGTTCGAGACCGAGGACGCCTTCCAAATGAAGAAACACGAGATTGCTACTATTATCCAGAGCAAGTGGAAATGTATATTAGAGAGACGAAGGTACTTGAAGCTGAGACAAGCGGCGAtcgttttccaaaaatatatgaggAGGTGGCTTGCGAAACAAGAACTCGAAAGGAGGCGAAAAGCAGCCGTTACTATTCGAAG ATTTATCGAAGGATTCATCACACGAAACGGACCACCCACTCCAATTAACGTGGCTTTTATCGAATTAGCAAAATCCCAATGGCTGACCAAGCTCTCTAAATCGCTCCCCCCTGGCgtcttaaataattactggCCCCCCTGTCCGTACTCTTGTCGAGAA GCGTCCGAACATTTGCGTATTCTACACAAAAAATGGAAAGCACGAAACTATAGACTAGCTCTGTCAAAAGAGGACAAAGAGCAGTTCGAGTTGAAAATTTTAGCCGAATCTCTATttaaagggaaaaagaaatcgtacgCGAAGAGTTTAGGGCCAAGATTCCAAAACGATTGGCTCGGTGCGGAGCACAAAGCGTTGAGACAAAGTTTCATCAGCAATATTCTTCCTAgagatgaaattataaaa TATGCGACGCCTGTGATTAAATACGATCGACACGGTTACAAACCCCGTGAAAGGGTATTAATCTTAACAGAGAACGCAGTGTACATTTTAGACACATTGAAAACTTTTAAACTTAAACATCGATTGCCTTATAAATCTATCGAGGAATTGGTCGTTACCGGGGAATCGGATAATTTATTGATCGTAAGGATACCAGCTGAATTAAAGAAGGACAAG GGTGATTTAATATTGGAAGTACCTCATATAATAGAAGCACTAACAAAAGCAATTGATATCACCAACAATCCAAACATTCTTAAAATTGTTCACACCGAGTC GGTCTCGCACAAACTAGTCAGTGGAAAGGAAGGTGTAATCGAGTTCAAAACTGGTACAACACCAGCCATTAGTAAAAATAGACAAAGCGGACATTTACTAGTG GTGGCCTCCCCGTAA